The Aeromicrobium tamlense nucleotide sequence ATGAGGTGGCTCATTGCTTTCGGGGAAGGTCCATCCATGACGCTGCGTCTGCGCCGTCCACTCACTCTCGTCGTCCCGGTCGTGACGTCGCTCGCCCTCGCCGGCGGCGCGATGACCGCGGTCGCCCAGACCGAGCCCGCGGCCGAGGCGCCGCTCAACACCACCGACGCGCCCCAGCCGGCGCGCGGCATCATCGTGAAGCTCGCCGACGACGCGGACACCGAGGTCGGTGACCTCACCGACGAGGTCGCCGCCGAGCTGCCCGACGGCGTCGGGGTCGCGAACTCGACCGAGGGCGCGAGCGACCTCGGCGTGCTCGACCTGTCGACGCAGGTGGACGCCACCGACCTCGACGACGCGATCGAGCAGCTGGAGGACAACCCGGCCGTCGAGTGGGCCGTGCCCAACGGCGTGCGCCTGCCGTCGGCCACCGCCAACGATCCGCAGTACACGAACGGTCGCCTGTGGAACCTGACCGGCACGTGGGGCGTCCACGCGAACCGCGCCTGGGACATCACGACCGGCTCGCCGAGCGTGCGCGTCGGCGTGCTGGACACCGGCGCGCTGATGGGTCACCCCGACCTCTCCGGCCAGTTCGTCGCCGGTCGCGACTTCGTCGACGACGAGTACGACTGCATGAACGCCTCGTGCTCGCGGTACGCGTACCGCCGCACGTACATCAGCGCCAACGACCGCAGCAGCTGGGACGCCGACCCGTCCGATCCCGGCGACGGCCGCACCAGCAGCGCGCTGTGCGAGTACATGGGCCCGGACAACAGCACGTGGCACGGCACGCACGTGGCCGGCACGATCGCCGCGAAGCGCAACAACGGCATCGGCGTCGTCGGCATCGCCCCGACCGTGAAGATCCAGCCCGTCCGCGTCCTGGGCCGCTGCGGCGGCACCGACTGGGACATCGCCATGGGCATCCTGTGGGCCTCGGGCGCCAACGTGACCGCGTACGACGGTCGCCGCCACGGCACCGTGCCGGTCAACCGCACCCCGTCGAAGGTCATCAACCTCTCGCTCGGCGGATACGTCCCCAACACCACGCAGGTGCGTCAGCTCTGCCAGTTCTACGGTCAGATCGCCTCGATCGCCCGCAAGCGTGGCTCGACGATCGTGGCCGCGGCCGGCAACAACGGCTCCAACCACGCCTACAACGTCCCGTCGGTCTGCCCCGGCTTCATCGCGGTCGCCGCCACGGACACCAACGGCAACCGCGCCTCGTTCTCGAACTACGGCCGCGGCATCGACGTCGCGGCTCCCGGCGTGAACATCATGTCCACGTACAACAACGGACCGCAGGCGCCGGGCAGCCACACGTATGCCGCGAACCAGGGCACCAGCATGGCCACGCCCGCCGTGGCCGCCACGGCCGCGCTGGCGTACTCGGTGGGCATCACGAACCCCGACGTCGTGGAGCGGGTCCTCAAGGCCACGGCTCGTCGTTCCGCCAACTGCACGGCCGCGCAGTGCGGCTCCGGTGTGGTCAGCGCCTACAACGTGCTGATGGCCAAGGCCCCCACGAGCGCCCCGCGCATCAGCGGCGCCGCCCGTGTTGGTCGCACCCTCCGCGCGACCACCGGATCGTGGCGCAACGGCGCGACCGTGCGCCTGACCTGGTACCGCGGCTCGAAGGTCGTCCGCTACGGCACGACCTACCGCGTGACGAAGGCCGACCTCGGCAAGCGCGTCACCGTGCGGGCCACCGCCACCAACGGCTCGCGCGCGATCTTCCACCAGCGCTCGGTCGTGGTGAAGTCGAAGCCGAAGATGGCGTTCTCGATGCCGTCGAAGTTCAGCAAGTCCAAGAAGGTCAAGCTGCGGGTCAAGATCAAGGCCCCCTACGTGCGCGCCACCGGCACGATCCGGGTCTACGACGGCAACAAGCGCATCGCCGTCAAGAAGATCTACTCCAAGAACAAGGGCAAGGTCACGATCACGCTGCCCAAGATCAAGAAGAAGGGCAAGCACCGCATCCGGGTGATCTACTCCGGCAGCACGAAGGTGAGCGCGACGAAGAAGAGCAAGGTCGTGCGCGTCCGCTGATCCTCGTGTGATGCGAGGGGATGGTGTGACGCATGGGCCCTGCCCTATCCTGCTGAGGTCGTTCCCGTCGGGGGGAACCACCTCGAGACAGGACACCCTGTGCGTCGCACCCTCGCCCTCACCGCCCTGCCCCTGCTCCTGGTCGCCTCGGCGCTCGTGAGCACGGCGGCCTCCGCCCAGCCATCCGAGCCGGCGGGGGTCGGGAGCCCCGCGGCGAAGCAGCCGCCGCGCGTCGCGCGCGGCCTGATCGTCAAGGCCACGACCGCCACGACGGCGCGCCGGTCGTCGCTCGCGCGGTCGGCCGAGGCTCGCCTGCCCGGTGCCGACATCGGCTCGACGCGCGCCGCGCCGGCCGGTCTGTCGGTGCTGGAGCTCGATCAGCCGGTGCCCGTCGAGGATCTCGGCCCGGCCATCGACGCGCTCTCGGCCCGCGCCGACGTCGAGTGGGTCGCGCCCGACACGTTGCGCACGATCTCGAGCGCACCGCCCGTCTCCGTGAACGACCCGGACTTCCTCACGCAGGGCAACCTCTGGGACACCACGCGGGACGACGGCGGCTACACGACGAAGGCGCCGTCGCTCTGGCGCGCGACCCGTGGCAGTGCCTCCACCGTCGTCGCCGTCGTCGACACCGGCCTCGCGGCGCACCCCGACCTGGCCGGCCAGACGGTCGCCGGGTACGACTTCGTCGACGACGAGTGCACGCCAGACGAGCTCGGCGACTGCTACTACGACGGCACCTACATCAACGCCGGCGACGGTGACGGCTGGGACGCCGACCCCTCCGACCCCGGCGACTGGCTGGACGAGGACCTCGTCGCCGCCTGCTACGGCGACTCGATCGGCGACGACGACCCGGCCTGGTACACGCAGGACAGCACGTGGCACGGCACGCACGTGGCCGGCACGGTCGCCGCCAAGGCCGACAACGGCATCGGCGTGGCCGGCCTGGCGCCGGGCGTGAAGGTGCAGCCGGTCCGTGTGCTGGGGCACTGCGGTGGCTGGGACACCGACATCCTCTTCGGCATCCTGTGGGCGGCGGGCTACGACCTGAGCGAGTACGACGTGCCGGTCAACCGCACGCCGGCGCAGGTCATCAACCTCTCGCTCGGCGGCGAGTAC carries:
- a CDS encoding S8 family serine peptidase gives rise to the protein MTLRLRRPLTLVVPVVTSLALAGGAMTAVAQTEPAAEAPLNTTDAPQPARGIIVKLADDADTEVGDLTDEVAAELPDGVGVANSTEGASDLGVLDLSTQVDATDLDDAIEQLEDNPAVEWAVPNGVRLPSATANDPQYTNGRLWNLTGTWGVHANRAWDITTGSPSVRVGVLDTGALMGHPDLSGQFVAGRDFVDDEYDCMNASCSRYAYRRTYISANDRSSWDADPSDPGDGRTSSALCEYMGPDNSTWHGTHVAGTIAAKRNNGIGVVGIAPTVKIQPVRVLGRCGGTDWDIAMGILWASGANVTAYDGRRHGTVPVNRTPSKVINLSLGGYVPNTTQVRQLCQFYGQIASIARKRGSTIVAAAGNNGSNHAYNVPSVCPGFIAVAATDTNGNRASFSNYGRGIDVAAPGVNIMSTYNNGPQAPGSHTYAANQGTSMATPAVAATAALAYSVGITNPDVVERVLKATARRSANCTAAQCGSGVVSAYNVLMAKAPTSAPRISGAARVGRTLRATTGSWRNGATVRLTWYRGSKVVRYGTTYRVTKADLGKRVTVRATATNGSRAIFHQRSVVVKSKPKMAFSMPSKFSKSKKVKLRVKIKAPYVRATGTIRVYDGNKRIAVKKIYSKNKGKVTITLPKIKKKGKHRIRVIYSGSTKVSATKKSKVVRVR